The Raphanus sativus cultivar WK10039 chromosome 2, ASM80110v3, whole genome shotgun sequence genome includes a region encoding these proteins:
- the LOC108836418 gene encoding putative F-box protein At1g26515, producing MMRSCCVSIKKISKSKEDVERELGFPTTSLHFCNEEVVPLDLQIEVLSLLPSKSLARFMAVSKSWQEIICSKSFIRSRSLTHPSRFLLALHDTDYENRIRKCSFFSSSSSLSSSSTSIPTTFLSRINLPYRDIDSNPTYYVNGLLNIGDIICNPCTGNTVNLPELVDRRTSAASIARPAERFFGYDPVSNQYKVL from the coding sequence ATGATGCGGTCCTGCTGCGtctctataaaaaaaatatcaaagagTAAAGAAGATGTAGAGAGAGAACTAGGGTTTCCGACCACGAGTCTCCATTTTTGCAACGAGGAAGTTGTTCCTTTGGATCTGCAGATCGAGGTTCTTAGCCTTCTGCCTTCAAAATCCCTAGCTAGGTTTATGGCCGTATCTAAATCATGGCAAGAAATCATCTGCAGCAAGAGTTTCATCAGATCACGATCCTTGACTCATCCTTCCCGTTTCCTACTCGCTTTACACGATACAGATTACGAAAACCGAATCAGAAAGTgcagcttcttctcttcttcttcttcgctgtCGTCGTCATCAACATCCATACCGACCACTTTTCTATCCAGAATAAATCTTCCATACCGTGATATAGACTCGAACCCTACTTATTACGTTAATGGTCTGCTGAACATTGGAGACATCATATGTAACCCATGCACCGGAAACACCGTAAATTTACCAGAGCTTGTCGACAGAAGAACATCTGCTGCTAGTATTGCAAGGCCAGCCGAGCGCTTTTTCGGATATGATCCCGTCAGTAATCAGTACAAAGTATTGTGA